DNA from Mycobacterium bourgelatii:
AGGTCCTGCTCGCCGCCGCCGAGATCGTTGCTCCCTCGTCGTACCAAAACGAGGGGCGACCAGCCCAGGCGCCGCTGATCAACGTGGCCAGCACCGAGATTGCCAGCGGGTCCAGCAGCCGGCCGCGCGCCGGAGGGCGGGCAGGCTCGCCCGTCGGCGCCGGCCCGGAGGCCGACTCCGGCTGAGCAACGATTTCGGTGGACATGATGCTTGTCACCTTATTGTTTCGGTGATGATCCTGGTCACCGCCGATATTCGGGCGGCCGTTGCGACACTGCGCCAGGCCCCTGGGCTGACTACCTGGGATTCCTGAAAATCCCTGTACAGCAAAGCTTTCCGGGCTGCGCAGGACGATATGAGCGTGGTGTCATCGGGCATATTGTCGGTTGGGCACGGGCAACCCGGCAAATGCAAGGCGATTGAGGGTTGCGCCACGCCGTCGCGGTGTGGGTAATCTGACGCATCTTTGTCCGGGAAAGCGATACTGTCTTGGGTTGGCTGAGCAACCGACACTTGGAGGGTTAATGGGCGCCTATTCGACGGTGGTGGTAGGAACCGACGGCTCGGACTCGTCGATGCGTGCGGTAGACAGAGCAGCCAAGATCGCCGGGGCAGACGCCAAGCTCATCATCGCCTCGGCGTACCTACCTCAGCACGAGGACGGTCGCGCGGCCGACATCTTGAAGGATGAAAGCTACAAGGTGACGGGCACCGCCCCGATCTACGAGATCTTGCATGACGCCAAGGAGCGGGCACACCTCGCCGGCGCCAAGAACGTCGAAGAGAAGGCCATCGTCGGCGCGCCGGTTGACGCCTTGGTGCACCTGGCCGAAGAAGAGAAGGCCGATCTGTTGGTGGTCGGCAATGTGGGCCTGAGCACGATCGCGGGCCGGCTCCTAGGTTCGGTGCCGGCAAACGTGTCGCGGCGTGCCAAGGTCGACGTGCTGATCGTGCACACCACGTAAAGGCACCTGAAAGGCCGGGTCTTACCAGCCCCGTTCGCGCCACTCGTCGAGGTGCGGGCGCTCGATGCCTAGCACTGTGTCGTCGCCGTGCCCCGGGTAGATCACGGTGGAGTCGTCGTACACGTCGAACACCTTGGTGGTGACGTCGCCGAGCAATTGCTCGAAATCGCCGGGTTGCCAGGTCTTGCCGACGCCGCCTGGGAACAGGCAATCTCCGGTGAACAGCTGCGTCGTGCCGCCGGCCGCCGGTCCCTGCAAAGCCAGAGCGACCGATCCGGGGGTGTGTCCGCGCAGGTGGATGACGTCGAACTTGAGCTCCCCGATCTGGATGGTGTCGCCGTCGGTCAGCAAACGATCGGGCTTGACCGGCAGTGGATCGGCGTCGATCTCGTGGGCGGCGGTCGGTGCCCCGGTGGCCGCGGCCACCGCTTCCAGCGCCTGCCAGTGGTCGAAGTGCTGGTGACTGGTGACGATCAGCGACAGCTTCGGGGCGTGCTCCCGGATCAGGTCAAGCAGGGTATCGGCGTCGTTGGCCGCATCGATCAACAGCGTTTCCCCGGTCGCGGAACAGGTCACCAGGTAGGCGTTGTTGTCCATGGGGCCTACCGACGCCTTCACAATGGTGGCGCCGGGCAGGGTGCGGCGGGCCGCGGTGCCGGGTTCGACGTGCCCGGTGTAGTTGTCATCGACGACGGTCATAGCGGTCACGTTACTTGGTTTGACGGCGGGCCCGGGGTGCTTGTCGGTGGGGCCACATAGCATGGGGAACGAGCTCTGTCTGTGAAGGGAATCCATTGGCTGATCGCCTAATTGTCAAGGGGGCGCGCGAGCACAACCTGCGCGGCGTCGACCTCGACTTACCCCGTGACGCACTGATCGTTTTCACCGGGCTGTCCGGCTCGGGCAAGTCGTCGCTGGCTTTCGACACCATTTTTGCTGAGGGCCAGCGACGCTACGTGGAATCGCTGTCGGCATATGCGCGCCAGTTCCTGGGCCAGATGGACAAGCCCGACGTCGACTTCATCGAGGGTCTGTCCCCGGCGGTCTCGATCGACCAGAAGTCGACCAACCGCAACCCGCGGTCGACGGTCGGCACTATCACCGAGGTCTACGACTACCTGCGCTTGCTGTACGCGCGGGCCGGCACGCCGCATTGCCCTACCTGCGGTGAACGCATCGCCCGCCAGACACCTCAGCAAATCGTCGACCAGGTGCTCGCCATGGAGGAGGGCACCCGTTTTCTGGTGCTCGCGCCGGTGGTACGCACCCGCAAGGGCGAGTTCGCCGACCTCTTCGACAAGCTCAACGCCCAGGGCTACAGCCGGGTGCGCGTCGACGGCGTGGTGCACTCGCTGACCGATCCGCCGAAGCTGAAGAAGCAGGAGAAGCACGACATCGAAGTGGTGGTCGACCGCCTCACGGTCAAGGCCTCCGCCAAGCAACGGCTCACCGATTCGGTGGAGACGGCGCTGAATCTTGCCGACGGCATCGTGGTGCTGGAATTCCCCGACGACCGCGAGCACGAGCACGACCGCCCCCGCGAACAGCGGTTCTCGGAGAAGTTGGCCTGCCCCAACGGGCACTCTTTGGCCGTCGATGACCTGGAACCGCGCTCGTTCTCGTTCAACTCGCCGTACGGCGCCTGCCCCGAGTGTGTCGGCCTGGGCATCCGCAAAGAGGTCGACCCCGACCTGGTGGTACCCGACCCCGACCTCACGCTTGCCGATGGCGCGATAGCGCCGTGGTCGACGGGACACACCGCCGAGTACTTCATCCGGATGCTCGCCGGGCTGGGCGATGCGATGGGCTTCGACGTCAACACGCCCTGGCGCAAGTTGCCCGCCAAAGCGCGCAAGGCGATTCTGGAAGGCTGCGACGAGCAGGTGCACGTGCGCTACCGCAATCGGTATGGACGCACGCGGTCCTACTACGCCGACTTCGAGGGCGTGTTGGCGTTCCTGCAACGCAAGATGGCCCAGACCGAGTCCGAGCAGATGAAGGAGCGCTACGAGGGCTTCATGCGCGATGTGCCCTGCCCGGAGTGTCAGGGCACCCGGCTCAAGCCGGAGATCCTGGCCGTCACCCTGGCGGCGGGGGATCAGGGGCCGAAGTCCATCGCCGAGGTTTGTGAGCTGTCGATCGCCGAATGCGCCGACTTCTTGAACGCGCTGACCCTGGGCGTTCGCGAGCAGGCGATCGCCGGGCAGGTGCTCAAGGAGATCCAGTCGCGGCTCGGTTTCTTGCTGGATGTCGGGCTGGAGTATCTGTCGCTGTCCCGGGCCGCTGCCACGCTGTCCGGCGGTGAGGCGCAGCGCATCCGGCTGGCCACCCAGATCGGCTCCGGATTGGTCGGCGTGCTCTATGTGCTTGACGAGCCGTCCATCGGCCTGCACCAACGCGACAACCGTCGCCTCATCGAAACCCTCACTCGCCTAAGGGCTTTGGGTAACACCCTGATCGTCGTCGAGCACGACGAGGACACCATCGAGCACGCCGACTGGGTTGTCGACATCGGCCCCGGCGCCGGCGAACACGGCGGCACCATCGTGCACAGCGGGACATACGCCGACCTGCTGCGCAACAAGAATTCGATCACCGGTGCTTACCTGTCGGGACGGGAAAGCATCGAAATCCCGGCGCTAAGGCGCCCCACCGACCCACGTCGTCAACTCACGGTTGTCGGGGCCCGGGAGCACAACCTGCGGGGGATCGACGTGTCCTTCCCGCTCGGCGTGCTCACCTCGGTGACCGGCGTATCCGGTTCGGGCAAATCGACCCTGGTCAACGACATCCTTGCCGCGGTGCTGGCCAACCGGCTCAACGGCGCGCGACAGGTGCCGGGTCGCCATACCCGGGTCACCGGATTGGAGCACCTGGACAAGTTGGTGCGGGTCGACCAATCACCCATCGGCCGCACGCCGCGATCCAACCCCGCCACCTACACCGGCGTCTTCGACAAGATCCGCACCCTGTTCGCGGCCACCACCGAGGCCAAGGTCCGCGGCTACCAGCCAGGCCGATTCTCGTTCAACGTCAAGGGCGGCCGGTGCGAGGCGTGCACCGGTGACGGGACCATCAAGATCGAGATGAATTTCCTGCCGGACGTGTATGTGCCGTGCGAGGTGTGCCAGGGCGCCCGCTACAACCGGGAAACCCTAGAGGTGCACTACAAGGGCAAGACCATCTCCGAAGTGCTGGACATGTCGATCGAGGAGGCCGCGGAGTTCTTCGAACCCATCAGCGGCATCCATCGCTACCTGCGAACCCTCGTCGACGTCGGCCTGGGCTACGTCCGGCTCGGGCAGCCCGCGCCGACGTTGTCCGGCGGTGAGGCGCAGCGGGTCAAGCTGGCTTCGGAGCTGCAGAAGCGCTCGACCGGACGCACCATCTACATCCTCGACGAGCCCACCACCGGGCTGCACTTCGACGACATCCGGAAGCTGCTCAACGTCATCAATGGTCTTGTGGACAAGGGCAATACGGTCATCGTCATCGAGCACAACCTGGACGTGATCAAGACCTCGGACTGGATCATCGACATGGGCCCCGAGGGCGGTGCCGGCGGCGGAACTGTCGTCGCCGAAGGAACCCCGGAGGACGTCGCAGCGGTGCCGCAAAGCTACACCGGGAAATTCCTCGTCGACGTCGTCGGCACCGGTCAGCGGACACGTGCCAGTGCGCCTCGCAAGCGACGCAAGGTCAGCGCCTAACCCGTTGACACTGCGCTGAGGGCGCCCGTGACCAGTTGACACTGCGCTGAGGGCGGTGGTTTCTCGCACTTTCTCGCCCTGGACGCAGAGTCAACGGCTTGATTTCGCCAGCGGCGACGGGAAGCGCGGCTTGATCCGGACACCGTCCAGCCACGACGTGAGTTCGTCGGCACGCCGCTGCAGGGCCCGTCGCCCGTCGCGGCCAGGGTCTTCCAGGAGCTGCAGGCGCACCCGAGCGTCGTCGTCCTGGGTCCAGCCGCCCACGATGCGCCCGTTCCACCAGGCCGTGGGACCGGCGTTGCCGTTGCTGTCGAATACCTGACCGCGATGTTCGCCGACATACCAATCGCGGTCGAACCAGCCCATCGTCGTGGCGTCCAGTCCTGGCAGCAGCGCGCCCCACGGCGGCGCGTCCGGTTCCGGTTCGAGGTCGTCGGCCAGCGCGTAGCCGGGGTTGCCGTGCAGGTCGACCTCCACCGCGCCGATATCGGACAAGGCCTTTCGGACGACGGTCAACGTCGTGCCGAACCACCACTTGATGTCGGCGACGGTCGCGGGGCCGAAGCTGCGCAGCCACCGACGAATCAATTCGGCCTGGGCGTCGGCAGGCGCATCCAGCGCGCCGAGCCAGTCCGCGGTCGCGACCCAGCGCGGCCGCGACGTGGTCCAAGTTCCGTCATTGGGCCCCCGGACGATGTCACCCCGTGCCGAAAGCACCGTCAGCACCCGCGGTGCGATCGCAGTCGCGCCGCCCCAACGCTTTCCGGGTGCGGGATCATAAGTGCCGGCCAGTTCGGGCAGCGCCGCCCGCAGTTCGGTGCTGCTGGCTGGCCCCTGCTCGCCCAGGTAGCGCAGCACGGCCGCGAAGGCCCGGTCCAACCACCGCTCGCCGTCGGTGGTCAGCCCGGCCTTCACCACGTCGGCGACCAGGCGACGACGTTCGTTGCCGGCAACCCGGTCGGCCGCCGCCGACTGAATCATCGCCAGATCATTGCCATTGATCAGCCACAGCGTCCGGCGCATCGCCAGTTGCTTTACCGCGGAACGCTTCTCATAGAGCTCCTGCTCCAGGTGGGCGGTCGCGAAGTCGCCGCATCGCGCCCACAGCGACAGGTAAGGAGTTGCGGGGTCGGTCGCGTGCAGTCCGACCAGTCCGCCTATGACCTGAGCGACCGGACCGTTATTGGCGAGGAAGTGCCTGCGCGCCAGGCGGATCCGCCGTTCCGCAACGGTGAATCTTCGCCGACTCACTCAAAAGCTTTCTGACCGGCCGCGTATCAACGCGGCACCTTCGTGGCCATCTGGTTGGCGATCAGCCTGGCTTGATTAATCGTGTCCGGTCCGCAGACGTTGACATCGAAGACCACGTTGGACACGGCGGCCAGGTTGTGTTGGCACACCACCGGACTGTTGGCCAACGTGCGCTGCAGGGCGATATTGGGCGGATTGCCACTGAGTTCGCGGAAGGTCCAGGTCGTGGACTTGCCGTTGTTGACCTGTGTCACGGTTTTCCCGGCGCAGTATCGCCAAAATTCCGCTTGCGCGGCCACGAACGCGTTGGCCTGGTCGGCGGACGTGAAGAGCACAGCCCCTTGGACCACGACCTGCCCCGGGTCGGAATTCGGCACCTTCAGCAACTGCGCAAACGTCCCCGTGTAGCCACTGCTCTTATAGGTCGGAGTCTGAAATCCGATGAGCGCTCCAAGGCACTTCTCGTCGGA
Protein-coding regions in this window:
- a CDS encoding universal stress protein — translated: MGAYSTVVVGTDGSDSSMRAVDRAAKIAGADAKLIIASAYLPQHEDGRAADILKDESYKVTGTAPIYEILHDAKERAHLAGAKNVEEKAIVGAPVDALVHLAEEEKADLLVVGNVGLSTIAGRLLGSVPANVSRRAKVDVLIVHTT
- a CDS encoding MBL fold metallo-hydrolase; translation: MTVVDDNYTGHVEPGTAARRTLPGATIVKASVGPMDNNAYLVTCSATGETLLIDAANDADTLLDLIREHAPKLSLIVTSHQHFDHWQALEAVAAATGAPTAAHEIDADPLPVKPDRLLTDGDTIQIGELKFDVIHLRGHTPGSVALALQGPAAGGTTQLFTGDCLFPGGVGKTWQPGDFEQLLGDVTTKVFDVYDDSTVIYPGHGDDTVLGIERPHLDEWRERGW
- the uvrA gene encoding excinuclease ABC subunit UvrA, encoding MADRLIVKGAREHNLRGVDLDLPRDALIVFTGLSGSGKSSLAFDTIFAEGQRRYVESLSAYARQFLGQMDKPDVDFIEGLSPAVSIDQKSTNRNPRSTVGTITEVYDYLRLLYARAGTPHCPTCGERIARQTPQQIVDQVLAMEEGTRFLVLAPVVRTRKGEFADLFDKLNAQGYSRVRVDGVVHSLTDPPKLKKQEKHDIEVVVDRLTVKASAKQRLTDSVETALNLADGIVVLEFPDDREHEHDRPREQRFSEKLACPNGHSLAVDDLEPRSFSFNSPYGACPECVGLGIRKEVDPDLVVPDPDLTLADGAIAPWSTGHTAEYFIRMLAGLGDAMGFDVNTPWRKLPAKARKAILEGCDEQVHVRYRNRYGRTRSYYADFEGVLAFLQRKMAQTESEQMKERYEGFMRDVPCPECQGTRLKPEILAVTLAAGDQGPKSIAEVCELSIAECADFLNALTLGVREQAIAGQVLKEIQSRLGFLLDVGLEYLSLSRAAATLSGGEAQRIRLATQIGSGLVGVLYVLDEPSIGLHQRDNRRLIETLTRLRALGNTLIVVEHDEDTIEHADWVVDIGPGAGEHGGTIVHSGTYADLLRNKNSITGAYLSGRESIEIPALRRPTDPRRQLTVVGAREHNLRGIDVSFPLGVLTSVTGVSGSGKSTLVNDILAAVLANRLNGARQVPGRHTRVTGLEHLDKLVRVDQSPIGRTPRSNPATYTGVFDKIRTLFAATTEAKVRGYQPGRFSFNVKGGRCEACTGDGTIKIEMNFLPDVYVPCEVCQGARYNRETLEVHYKGKTISEVLDMSIEEAAEFFEPISGIHRYLRTLVDVGLGYVRLGQPAPTLSGGEAQRVKLASELQKRSTGRTIYILDEPTTGLHFDDIRKLLNVINGLVDKGNTVIVIEHNLDVIKTSDWIIDMGPEGGAGGGTVVAEGTPEDVAAVPQSYTGKFLVDVVGTGQRTRASAPRKRRKVSA
- a CDS encoding winged helix DNA-binding domain-containing protein; this encodes MSRRRFTVAERRIRLARRHFLANNGPVAQVIGGLVGLHATDPATPYLSLWARCGDFATAHLEQELYEKRSAVKQLAMRRTLWLINGNDLAMIQSAAADRVAGNERRRLVADVVKAGLTTDGERWLDRAFAAVLRYLGEQGPASSTELRAALPELAGTYDPAPGKRWGGATAIAPRVLTVLSARGDIVRGPNDGTWTTSRPRWVATADWLGALDAPADAQAELIRRWLRSFGPATVADIKWWFGTTLTVVRKALSDIGAVEVDLHGNPGYALADDLEPEPDAPPWGALLPGLDATTMGWFDRDWYVGEHRGQVFDSNGNAGPTAWWNGRIVGGWTQDDDARVRLQLLEDPGRDGRRALQRRADELTSWLDGVRIKPRFPSPLAKSSR